GAGAGATGTTTCCACTGTGTCTGTAGAGGTTTCAGCTGCTATTAAAGGCACCATGTGGACTTTTAATTGTCCCAAAACAGTTagatttacattcagtgtttgtcaCCGAAATGCAATGTGAGTATTCTTATGACAACAAAAAAGTTTAGTGAATTTCCTACTTTGcaaaagctttattttgaatgttgtgaaatctgttgggtttttttttttacaccagcTTAtggtcctcttcttcttctcctctatTACTTTTTTATTACACTGCACTTGGAAGCCTTTTCGTATTTACGTTGCTCAGCTTCTGGAGAATTGTCTGGCACGTTGCTGACAGTGTGGACATAGGTAACATATAAACTGTAAGATGTCTTGGTTATTAAAACACTATGATATGCTCTCTGTTCAGAATATGCTCAGCCCCTGGTGAGTGGTGTTACAACATTAGGTGCCCGGTCAACCTTTAAACCAGACGAGGGGCCTGACCCAGGATACTCGGATCCTGACCTGTACGACGCTCCCATCTCACCAGACATATACCACGCCTACGCAGAACCCCTGCCAGCTTCGGGATCTGAATATGCTACACCCATTGTGGTTGATATGGGTTGCCACCCATCAGGGGGCTCCTCTTTGAACCAGCCCTCCACAGTGTGTAGTTTCATGGGTTCCGGGCCAGCCTCCCTGCTCACACGGACAGACAGTAGCCATTCAGAGAGGTCGGCTTATGATACACCCAAGAATGCCACTGGACAGGTCACGCCCACTGAGGATCTGACCTATCAGGTACCTCAGAGTAGCACTCAGAAGCCACCAGGACAAAGCTGAGGAATCTGGATGCACATGGTCTTAATCTGCCCCTCACTGCCAACACAACcaaaatggacaaagacagagggttgttaaaggaggaggaggaggaggtggcggtggcggtggtggtggtgatgtgaACCTGTGAGCCCTGGAGCCTGGGCCTGAGTCTTGAATGAACACTACCTTAGCTTTAGATTCATCTGGAGATGTCTGTATTGCCTAAATGTTTCTGCATGGCCACAATCTGCTTGTGTAGTGCCATTACAGTCCTATCACTGAAACCAcaaagatgaatgtgtgtgagaggtggagatggatggacggacggacagaggaagggaggatgAAAAGGAGAAAGCTGACTACTATTTGCTAAAGACTTTGTCCCTGTTCTGTGATTCTTAGTAGTTCTTGCATTCTGTGAAACTGTGATTTCCATTATTCCATAATTATTCTATTACATACTGAACCAGGTTCAACTGAACTGTACCTGATGATTTACATTCATCAAACCTAAAGAGTTCTCTTACTGAATTAATTGCATGTTGCATTAAGTAGTACCCCACGTCCAAGGTCAAAGAATTCCTCCTTTCTAGAGAAACTCTAGTTTACCAAGGTACGTTTTGTCTTACTTTGTTTAAAAGCATGACTTGAAATTGTGTATAGTTTTAGTAATTCCATTACTGCAAACCTGTTAAAACTCTCAGATGATTTactgatatttatttttatttcacatcCTGCTGATAAGGAGAAActcttcttaaaaaaaagaaaatagcccACCACTACCCTCCCTGATTACAGATCAATGAATTGTGGTTGCACTGTTGTGGACACCTTACTGACAATAAGTAGTTTTTGATTTAACCTGGTTGGAGACGTTGTATGTCAACCTGAAGAGGCCGATCGGGAGGATCAATCCAATGAACTTCCCAAAGAGAAAATACTTTCTGTGATATTGAAGACCAAATGTtgcctgtttctgtgtttatgcaATGTTAATTCACAACAGAACCAACTTTCACAATCGTGCCAACAGCGCAAGTCTAACcaaataaacattaaagcaGTCTTAATGTCGggaaaaaagttttaaaaggcCTTGTTTGTTGATGATGTCCTAGCAAAAAGGTACAGAGAAAAGAGGTAGATGGGTAAATCTGTTACAGCTGATAATTTCATAGagtttcctgtgtgttcctaGATTTTATTTGTGCATCGTGGTGATTGTCTCGTGTTGAAATGGGTGTTCGATATGTCCTAATGCATTTGAGTGTGACTTCCTTCCTTGTATCTTTGTGCATCAACATCTGTATGTGTGGTAAGCTGTTTCGATATTTcagtcctgtgtgtttttttttttttggactggTTTGGATACGGTTTATAGTTGTAGTAGGATGTGTTCAGTCATTGTCTGTAGCACCAGTAGACTGCATTCCTCTCCTGTGGTACTAATCTGACCAAACACTCTGTGGCAGGAGTGCAGGTGGAGAAAAATGGAACAAGCTGCTTTATAACATTACAGAATAACAACCtcacctgggggggggggagggttaTGCACACAGCTGTGCCACCAATCATGCTTTGATTATGCTCAATAACCGAGGCAATCTACATGCAGAGCTTTGGTGCTCCCTGGTCACAGAGGGATTGTGTTTGTGGCTCTCACTGATTGTATATAGAGAAATAaagagtttttaaaagaaaatgttttattacattcagctgtcaccaaaacaacaacatacacatgATTGATGTCTGTTTCTACACAAACATGTAGCTGACTGACATTTACAGACTTCACAATTACACTTCAAGTACTAAATTATAGTTACATAATTCAACAGTTTAGCCGTGGctgtagggatggcaatgtccgTCTGTTGGTCAGTCACACAAActcaccactttggtccagacattAATGTTCccaaacaatgacacacacattcatgtacccctctggatgaattgtaatcattTGGGGGATTCTCTGACTTTTTGTCTAGTGCCATCgtcaacatttcaatttgtccaatacctTTATGACTACATACcgcccatcagcctcagctgtgctttgtgttaagtgctaattagcaaatgttagcatgctaacacgctaaactaagatgatgaacaagATAAGCATTATACCCGCTAACCctcagtatgttagcattaagTTCAATGCCCTCGCAGAGCTGCTAGTATGGCTGTACACAGTAGTTATAATGTATAATAGCATCATTTTTTAGCATCTATGGTTCCATATTCCAAGAACACCGACATTGAAACAAAACCATCTGCACTAGCTAACCCTAACTGTGCTGCAATTAAAAACCTTGTCCACAAATTACACCTTTATTCAATCTTATGAATTAGCTTTACAGGGTTTGTCTGACATTTGGTGTTCTGTATTCTACTCTTTGTATTTACTGAGACATGAAATACAGCCTGAACATCATAGTGACTGGATTTTAGTCATATTTAATATAACAATTACAATTATCTTAGTAAATATTAACAGCGCATGAACAAAATggtgtgttttgtaaaaaaatgcaaatgttcatGAAGTAAAATCAACATGTAAAGAAAGCTTGAAGGCCGCGCTAACACACCCAGCTATCTGAGGGCTGTTCAGAGCAACACCATCACAATAAAAGCCGTAACACATGTGGATCATTTAGTTGATATGGAAAGTATATTTCCAGATGTCAAACTTAATTCTTCATTGGTTTTCCAACACATGCCGCCGTGGTATTTTATCAAATGAGCATCTTTTTGAAGCCTCTTCTTCATTTGCTTGCATCAATGTTGTCATCATTTCAGATTTGTTGTCTCTTTAAAACCTCCTAAGCAGCACAACAATTAGCACTTTCAGCTGCTTGTGAGTTTTTCTCAGCATCTCAGATCTTACCCTTCATTCCTCCATGTTCTTCCCATTCTTCCCAAACTTCCACCAGGCCACCGTGAGGATGACGGCTATCAGTAGGATCAGGCTGCTGGTTACTAGGTAAGCAACGGGCAGGAAATGGTTCTGACCTCCAAACCAGGTCAGCGTGGTCAGCACCACTTCCTTTCTGCCTCTGAAGTACTGCACAGGGAAGTCTGGAAAGGCAGAGGTCAAGGCTGAAAATAGGTGATCACAAAGAGACGCTCGATGGAAAATAGTCGGCCTGTCCATATGCTTgtgtttaacagtttaacagcagATAAGACAGAGGAAACAACTGCACACAATGGGACACATGTAACCTACTTTAACCCACGCCAAAGTTCCCAAGGAAAACTAATCTCTGACAGAAGTGAAAGGATACTGTAGGATATCTCGATGCTGTAATTTCCTGCTGGCAGACCCTTAGTAAAGGGCTTGTTGGCTCGGTATAAAACCCCATACAGCTTCTTGAAGTTGGGGAAGGCTGCCTCTCTCATCCATACAATCAGGTCATCATTGATGAAGCCGTTGTTGGTCGAGTCGAGGAGATCGAGCTCATACACAGGCTTCTGCCAGTACAGAGGCTGTGCTGTGCCTTCGTAGTGAACACAAATCAGACATGATGAATGATATGTGGAAGACCGGAGAACAgactaaaaactgaaatactgatTCTGTGTTAGATTATTTACCTTCAAACACTTGAGCCAGTGTCAGGTTGTCAATCTTTGGGTTGCGGTACTTGACATTTTTGTCCGTATACCAGGTGATGCCCTTCCGTAACAGAGGGACCTCAGTTCCAGGACCACTGGAGCTGTGATAGGTCAGAGTGAAGGAGTCTGGGAGAAAAGATGTGAGTCAAGAAGTGAGAGGAAAATGGAAGATAGAGGTGATGATTGATGATGTGTGCTGTGAGTGGTGCTTACCATTGAAGATACTGTTGGCCACAGCACCACAGGGGGCAATGGGGAGTCCATTTTGGTCTCTTGCAAACGGCTTGCAGTATGAACTGGGGTTCTAGTCAGGAAACAAGGTTAAGATTATTTCACCATGTAAAATAAGCATCAAAGCAGTGGTGTAATAAGAACATTTAATCAAGcattgcacttaagtacaattttatgGTACTTTACTGGTGTATTTTTAAGTAGTTGTTAAAATGAATTTCACCTCCACCAACTACAAcatgaaaatgctgcttacactgTCATTAATCAGTAATAATCCAACAATATTATAATATGCAATAATCTAACAATGAGGGGCCTTTCTGCTGCATAAATACTACATATAACTTTAgatactttaagtacacttTGCTGTTAATACTTAGTACTTTCACTAAGTAAAGTAAGTAGTACTgcattaaaagacaaacaaagctaTCTGTGGACAAAAAGGGGCATTTGTTGCAGTATTTTATGTCACCATCAAGTACTGACAATAAATAAAGTGGCCTAGCAATGTTGCTGTGATAAATTAGTACATTATATTGTGCAGCTACCTTTAAGTTATTCGCCCTGCCAACCATCTGGCCATCATCTCGGGAGTCCATGTATCTGCGGAGGTTCTGATGGAAGTTTTGGAGGCCGTAGTAGAAAAAGACATCTccctggagcagcagcaggatacATATCATCAGCATAAGTGTGCAAACAGAAATGCTGAGACTCGCTGGACTTAAATCTCGCCTTTACTGACTTTTAGCTTTACAGCATGGACAAGACATGAAAGCACTGGAAATGGGGCATGTTGGATATGCGTGAAAGTTGGGTTTCCAGAAAGTTTCCACAAGTGGACCTgaagttgagattgttttgtcacaaTATGTTGTCAAACTTAAGAGATTGTTACCTTGAATGCTTTCTCAATGGAAAACACCACCGTGCAGCTGCAGGCTTGTGCTGCGTTGCTCACATTTTTACGCctttcaaaacatttattacATGTCCCGGCCTCTGTGTAGTCCAGCTGAGAAGACAGGAGAGGGTTAATTAAAGAGTAGAATAAATTGCAACTAAACTGTTCCTGTTTACCTAACTCAAAGCATAACCTTGGatctttcctctctttgtcactccctttttttattgcacacaaGGGCATTtggtctcttcctctctctctctctctctctcacacacacacacacacacacacacacacacacacacacacacaacacacaacacacacacacttttgatatatttacacacatcaaaaaactaaacaaacaagtgCAATTTTcggacatgcacacactcaccttTATTTCCTGTGTACTCTGCACCGTAAGAAGCAGCCATACTCCCAGCAGCATACATATCAAAGCCATAAAGTAGAAGAAAGGCAGCACAgtgttagctgttagcatggGAGACCAGGCAGGCAGCCTCTGCTGTTTGAAAGCAGAGTTGTCTGGCCTCCGAGCCAAGGGCCCAGACTTGCCCTTCACTTTGCCCATGAGAGGGACCTTCGGTTAGGGACAGACGAGGAAGATCCAAAAAGTCTGTCAAAGAAGGCGCTGCTCTATCTTCTCTTCCTGGAGCGATATCtccctgcacgcacacacacacaactctgctTGCCAAGAAATTCTCCCAGCAGGCCTTGCAGGGTGGGGGAGACCGTTGGCCTGTTACTTATTAACCGCAATCCTTTATTTAACtacctctttctgttttctgttactTCCATTTTTCTTTGCGATTAGGTTTTGTTCTTCTTTGCTGCTTCCTTCCTGTGAGACAAACACAGGTTTCTCtttattcacatattttatatctttattctaATTTGATATGGGAGATGATCCATTCTGTCCCCCTTCATGACACTTTAAAATGCTTTATCAAAAGGATGTTATGATAAAAAGGACTTCCTGGTGGGTAAGTAAACTCATGACCTCACATTCTCAGTAGGAGGGTCTTCCCAGggtcagactaaacaaacaGAAGGATGCTGGTTTCATTCTGAGTCCGTTTATTCAATCCATCACACTGGGACATCGTGTTGGACTACAAGAGCGAACAAACAACACCACACATTTGACACAGCCTCTGAAAATAGTAAAAGCACAGCACAGatttcacactgacacaaaaagggaaaacaaacaggaagaggccCCGCAGCATGTTGTGAGGAACATCAGTATGTAGCTTTAAGCGTCAAGACGTCGTGTGGTTTATCAGCACACAGTGAAGTTAACAATGTGCAGTTAAAATAGTCCAATTTTGACTTTGTCTTCTTTACAGCCAGTCAGGATACCACCCTCCAGCAGCTTCATAAAGTCCAATTTGACCTGAAATAGACAAACATATGATGTATACCTAAGAAATGTAGAGTCActagaaaaaaacagatcacattttatgacataaaaaaatgtattcaaaaacATCCTTCTAGTGTCAAGACACATACATCATTATGCACAGTGGAGGTCACACATCcaagtaaattaaaaacaagaaaaacacatttttgagtggagggggactcaaaataataaatatccTCAAAATATCAAATACTTAATCAAATCATGAAGTGTGGTGAGTCAAAACAAGGTAATTCTCTTTTCAGCCCAGCAGGGGGCAGTAGATCACCTCAGGAATGTCCACCATCCTTCGGAGCTTCTGGTCCCTCCAGTTCCAGTCCAGAACCACGTATTTCAACGCCCGCAAGTTCAAACCCTCTGGACAAAAATAAGAGTTTCCACATAACAATAAGACCCTTAAGACACTTAGACGTTAAACAGTAGGAGTACTGTGTCGACACCTACCGTTCTCAATCAGAGCACTGAGCCTGCCGGGGGTCCCTACTCCAATGTGGGTGACGcctttctgcagcagcttcacctGCTCCTCGATCTGCACGGACACAAAGAGGACCATTAATGTTGTCACCGTGCACAAACCTCGTGCATCGCAATGATCAACTGTCATCTCCAGTACCTTGATGTGTTTTGCAAAAAGCTTTATAGCTTTGGCTTCACCCTTGAAGGCTGTCAGCTGCCTGGAtagaacacaaaacaaacaccactcatgtaaacacaattaaaaagttGTAATGACATTCAACAAACGCGGCTGGTGTGTCACTTACTTGATGAGCTCGATGGTCCGGAGAGCAGAGCTACAGACGATGAGCAGAACCACAGAGCTCTTTTCTGTATGCTGCTTTTTAATCTTCGACCACTTGGGACAAACTAGGAATaacaacaggaagaagaggaaacatgAGTTGCGtgtttgaaagtaaaa
This window of the Enoplosus armatus isolate fEnoArm2 chromosome 11, fEnoArm2.hap1, whole genome shotgun sequence genome carries:
- the tmem30c gene encoding transmembrane protein 30C, translating into MGKVKGKSGPLARRPDNSAFKQQRLPAWSPMLTANTVLPFFYFMALICMLLGVWLLLTVQSTQEIKLDYTEAGTCNKCFERRKNVSNAAQACSCTVVFSIEKAFKGDVFFYYGLQNFHQNLRRYMDSRDDGQMVGRANNLKNPSSYCKPFARDQNGLPIAPCGAVANSIFNDSFTLTYHSSSGPGTEVPLLRKGITWYTDKNVKYRNPKIDNLTLAQVFEGTAQPLYWQKPVYELDLLDSTNNGFINDDLIVWMREAAFPNFKKLYGVLYRANKPFTKGLPAGNYSIEISYNFPVQYFRGRKEVVLTTLTWFGGQNHFLPVAYLVTSSLILLIAVILTVAWWKFGKNGKNMEE